One window from the genome of Nicotiana tomentosiformis chromosome 5, ASM39032v3, whole genome shotgun sequence encodes:
- the LOC138892139 gene encoding uncharacterized protein: MIDSLKEVNLGTDEELLKEFKDVFAWSYKEMPGLDPKLAVHHHVVKNYDRPVKKAQKCFRLDLVSLIESEVKKLIEAGFIRKVKYPTWVSSVVPVRKKNGQI; the protein is encoded by the coding sequence ATGATTGAttccttaaaagaagttaaccttggcactgatgaagaattactcaaggagttcaaggatgtctttgcttggagttacaaagagatGCCTGGCTTGGACCCTAAACTAGCAGTCCATCACCATGTAGTCAAGAATTACGATCGTCCTGTTAAGAAAGCTCAAAAGTGCTTTAGGCTGGATTTAGTTTCCCTGATTGAAAGTGAAGTTAAAAAACTCATTGAAGCTGGCTTTATTCGtaaagttaaatacccaacatgggtttcAAGTGTTGTTCCCGTTAGAAAGAAGAATGGCCAAATTTGA
- the LOC138892137 gene encoding uncharacterized protein, with protein MGRGAVQPTNSAATTSTAPPARGTPAPVGRGAAMGGKQNSGGPIRFYAMRRRRESESSPDVVIGILSVQSHDLHEPFSVSTLIGESILAVQVYRDSVVTLCGRDTVADLIELRMVDFDVIMEMDWIYSCFSKLDYRTRTVRFEFPNEPVIEWKSDDMVLKGKANGVADALSRKSMGSLAHLEAYQRSLAKEVH; from the exons ATGGGCAGAGGTGCAGTACAGCCaactaattctgcagctactacatccacggcacctccagctcgaggcaccccggcacccgtagggcgtggtgcagctatgGGTGGTAAacagaattcgggaggacccatCAGATTTTACGCTATGCGGAGGCGTCGAGAATCAGAGTcatctccagatgttgtcataggtatattgtctgtccaatcccatgat cttcatgagccattctctgtatctactctgattggtgagtctattttggccgtgcAAGTTTATAGGGATAGTGTTGTCACGTTGTGTGGTCGGGACactgtggccgatcttattgaattgagaatggtcgattttgatgtgataatggagATGGACTGGATTTATTcttgtttttccaagcttgattaccgaaccagaactgttaggttcgaatttccaaatgagccagttattgagtggaagagTGATGATATGGTGctaaagg GAAAGGCCAATggtgtggcagatgctcttagccggaaatccatgggtagtttggctcacttggaggcatatcaaaggtcaCTGGCTAAGGAAGTTcactga
- the LOC138892138 gene encoding uncharacterized protein, with protein sequence MVRECLDYARRCNAFQFHANFIHHPPELLHSTVASCLFDAWGLEEVKKENVANFIQGNIIYFFGIPHYIITYNGNPFDNRLMNTICDLFGFKQHNASMYNVAANGLAETFNKTLCSLLKKVIYKSKRD encoded by the exons atggtaaGAGAATGCTTGGACTATGCTCGAAGATGTAATGCTTTCCAGTTCCATGCAAATTTTATTCATCATCCTCCTGAATTGCTACATTCGACTGTTGCATCGTGCCTATTCGACGCTTGGGGATTGGAA gaagtaaagaaggagaATGTGGCAAACTTCATCCAAGGAAATATAATCTATTTCTTTGGCATTCCTCATTACATAATAACATATAACGGCAATCCATTTgacaataggttgatgaacacgatttgtgatctctttggctttAAGCAACATAACGCTTCTATGTACAATGttgccgccaatggtctagctgagACATTCAACAAGACTCTATGCAGCTTGTTAAAGAAAGTCATCTACAAATCCAAACGAGATTAG